CGCCCCCGGCGCCCAGGCCCAGAACGTGAAGAGCGATTTCGTGCGGGGAAGCGTGATCCTCTTCGAGGATGACTTCGCGGGCGAGCAGGTGGGTGAATTCCCGTCCAAGTGGGACATCGAAAGCGAAGGCTCCGCCGAGACGGCCATCATCAACGGTAAGAAGTATATGAACTTCACGGAAGGAAGCAACACCCTGCAGCCGCTGATGACGGATATGAAGTCGTATCTGCCCGACGTGTTCACGCTCGAATGGGACATGTATTGCCAGTTCGACCCGGAGAACAACGGTCTGGGCCAGCACGAACTCCAGATGATGTTCTTTGACGCATCCAATGCGCGGGTCGGCACGGTGAGGTTCTCGTTCCGCGATGGCGGCGACGCCTTCGGTTACGTGGAGTGCGACAAGCCGGGCGGCGCCGGATCCGTGGACGTCAGCTATGGCTGGGACTCCATCCAAGATATCATCAAGGACAGGGCCTGGAACCATTTCGCGATCTCGTTCAACAAGCGCGCGTTCAAGTATTACATCAATGGCGTCCGCATCGTAAACTTCCCGAACGTGGCCGCCCCGTGCCGCTTCGTGATCGGTGACGTCGGCGACTACGCCTACCGTGGAGTTGCCACTGTCGTGCTCGCGGCGGGTGCCGTCGACCTGTATGAGCGTAAGACCACCGACCTGTCCGAAGCTGCGGCGGCCGTCGAGAAGGCCATCGCCGAGACCGGAAAGTTCGTGACGAACAACATCCTCTTCGAGACCGGCAAGGCCACGCTCAAGCCCGAATCGATGGAGGAGATCCAGCGGGTTGCCGAATATATGAAGGCGAACCCGACCGCCCGTTTCGAGGTCCAGGGCCACACCGACAGCCAGGGCTCCGACAAGATCAACGACCCGCTCAGCCAGCAGCGCGCCGAGGCCGTGGTCAAGGCGCTCGAAGAGCAGGGCGTGGATCCGTTCAACCTGCGTCCCGTGGGCAAGGGCAGCCATGAGCCGGTCGCCGACAACGGCACGGAAGAAGGCCGCGCCCAGAACCGCCGCGTCGAATTCATCAAGAGATAACCTATGAGAAAGATTCTCTTTTCTCTGCTGCTTGCCGTGCTCGGCGCCTTCGCGGCGTCGGGCGCGGGCGAGCGTGACGTGACCCTCGCCGAGGGGCAGACGCTCCGCTTCTTTCCCGCCCGCGCGCTGATGACGGGCGCCGTCCTGGAGACGGGTGCCGACTGCGTCGAACTGCAGCGGGTCGGCTCGCTGGTCATCCTGCGCGGCGTGAAGGCCGGCGAGGCCACCGCCCGCATCTCCCTGCGCGGCGGCGGATCGCTGCCGATGCGCATCCACGTGCTTCAGAACAGCTTCTCTTCCCATAAGCCCGCCGCGGCGGACAAGCCGAAATGGGGCGGTCCCTACGCGCTGCGCATCCCGGAAGACCATTTCCGCATCGTCTATTATGATTTCTCGTCCGGCAAGGCCGACATGCTGCGCTATGTCGCCCGGATCGGGCACGAGGTCTACGCGTCCTGTTTCAGCGTCGACGAAGAGGAAGGCACGCCGCTCGACGTCTCCGAACTCTACGACTACGACAAGCAGTTCGGCTACTCCGGCGGCCTGGACGGCGAGAACAATTATCGCTTCTATTATGCCGACGGTTCCCCGGTCGCGCCGGAGAACGAGGACGACGCCCGCGACTGGTTCGATGAGTTCGCACCCGACCCGGCCTCGACCACGATGCACGGCTACTGCATGCCCCTGCTGGACTTCGGCTGGGTCTATCAGGGGAATGACGACGCATTCGAGCGGGGAATCGTCCTGCAGCGGATGACCCAGCTGGGCCGGCCGCAGTCCTTCCTGGAGCGTTTCTATCAGGGAGAAGAGAGACTCTGCGGCATCGACTGCTGGGTCTTCGACTTCCGCGGACAGGGTGTGTACGGACTTGGGGATTCGTGCTGGTGGATCGATCCGGCGACGGGGCTCGCGCTCCAGCGCATCGACGCCGACGGATCAGGCTTCTCGGTGATCGATATGGACCTTGACTACTACGTCTGGGACGCGGAGACGCGCCCGGAACAATTCTAGTCCAGCAGATGACGCTTGACGGCCTCCGCGACAAGTTCCGGCGCGGAGTGCACGTCGAGCTTGGCGTGCAGGCGCTTGCGGTACCAGAGCACCGTCTCGTAGCCCAGGCACAGCTCGTCGGCGATCTGCTTGGTGCTCTTGCCGCCCATCAGCAGCCGGATGATATCCTTCTCGCGCTGCGTGAGCCGGATCTCTTCTTCTTTGCGCCCCGGCGCGGGCCGCATTTCTTCGATGGTCTCGTCCAGCACGGCGGAGGTCTCCGTCAGGTCCCGGCGCGTCTTGCGCAGGCGCAGGTAGACCAGGATTGCGCCGATGCCCAACAGCAGGAGGGCCGCCAGGCCGATGGCCAGCAGGCGGCTGTTGCGCGACATCAGACGGTAGCTGTCGCTCATCACGGCCAGCGTGTCCGCGCGGCCGACCGACTCCTCGCGGGGGTGGTCGCTAAAGTATTTGTCCGCTTCCGTGAGGCATTTCAGGGCCTTGCGCGTCTGGCCGTTCTCACGGTACCAGCGGCCCAGGCCGGACAGCGTGCCGGCAATCATCAACGAGTCGCCGGAGCGCCGCGCCAGGTCCAGCGACTTGTCGTAGGCCTGCCGCGACTTGCGCATCTCGCCGCCGTCGAGGTAGATCTCGCCCATGTTGCGGTACAGGGTGGAGCAGTCCTCCAGCCAGCCCTGGCGCTCGAAGATCTCGCCGGCCTTGCCGTAATAATCCAGACACTGCTCCAGCGAGTCCTGCATCGCGTAGAAATTGCCCAGCGTGCCCCAGAGGCGCGCTTTCATTGCATCCATGTTGAGCGTGTCGCCCTGCGCCTCGAGCGCCAGCATGCTGTCCTGCGCGCGCATATAGTGCACCCGCGCGCTGTCGTAGCGTTCCTGGCCCCAGAAGCACTGGCCGATCAGGATGGACATGTCGTAGACCGTGTCGAAATCGTCCGCCCGGGCGGCCTGGATGGCCTGGCGGGCGTAGTATTCCGTCTTGGTCCCGTCCAGGTTGACGAGGCCCCAGGCGAGTTCCCGGCAGAGCCGGACGTAGGCCTCCTTCTCCTCGGGAGCGGCGGCGGCAAGGCGGTCGGGCGTGTAGCGCGCGGCCACCCGCTCGAGCGAGTCCAGGTTGCGGTCGCGATGGTCCTGGTAGCCCCAGGCGAGGCAGGGGAGCAGCAGGGTAAGGAGAAAGGCGCGTCTCATGGAAACAAATTTAGGAAAATCGCATACAAAACGAAAAAAGATTGCTAATTTGCAGACATAAACCCGTTAGCAAGAGGATCCATGATTGATTTTAATTACTACGCTCCGACACAGGTCGTGTTCGGAGAGCATTCCGAAGAGAAAGTTGCCGAACTTGTCAAGAAATACGGCGGCCACAAGGTCCTGGTCCACTATGGCGGCAAGAGCGCCATCAAGTCCGGACTCCTGGACAAGATCTGCACACTGCTGCGTGAAGGCGGCCTGGAGGTCTTCCAGCTGGGCGGCGTCGTCCCCAATCCGCGCCTGTCCAAGGTGCACGAGGGCATCGCCCTCTGCCGCAGGGAGGGCATCGATTTCCTGCTGGCCGTGGGCGGCGGCAGCGTGATCGACTCCGCCAAGGCCATCCCCTACGGCGTGCCCTACGACGGCGAAGTCTGGGACTTCTACGCCGGCAAGGCCGAGGCGCAGGTCTGCCTGCCCGTCGCGAGCGTGCTCACCATCCCGGCCGCAGGCAGCGAGATGAGCGAAGCGAGCGTCATCACCAACGAGGACGACGACATCAAGGTCGGCTATTCCAACGACATCTCCCGCCCCAAGTTCGCCATCATGAATCCCCGCCGCACCTTCACCCTGCCGCCGTACCAGACGGCCGCCGGCGTCACGGACATGATGATGCACACGATGGAGCGCTATTTCACGCACGATACCGACATGACCTTCACGGACGCGCTGGCCGAAGCCGTGCTGCGCACGATGAAGGAGTGCGTCTTCGCGGTCCTCAAGGATCCTGAGGACTACCGCAACCGCGCCCAGATCATGTGGGGCGGCAGCGTCGCGCACAACGGCCTGACGGGCTGCGGCGTGCAGGACGACTGGGCCACGCACGACCTGGAGCACGAGCTGAGCGCGATGTTCGACGTCACGCACGGCGCGGGCCTGGCGGCCGTCTGGCCGAGTTGGGCGCGCTACGTGATGAAGGAGGACATCAAGCGTTTC
This Bacteroidales bacterium WCE2004 DNA region includes the following protein-coding sequences:
- a CDS encoding OmpA family protein, with product MKKILLLMTMIALASAPVSAQNLLERLANRAKNAAEQNIGNKVEQGVNDILDGKVGKGKNKDKDKGKDKDKKNAADTAATAPGAQAQNVKSDFVRGSVILFEDDFAGEQVGEFPSKWDIESEGSAETAIINGKKYMNFTEGSNTLQPLMTDMKSYLPDVFTLEWDMYCQFDPENNGLGQHELQMMFFDASNARVGTVRFSFRDGGDAFGYVECDKPGGAGSVDVSYGWDSIQDIIKDRAWNHFAISFNKRAFKYYINGVRIVNFPNVAAPCRFVIGDVGDYAYRGVATVVLAAGAVDLYERKTTDLSEAAAAVEKAIAETGKFVTNNILFETGKATLKPESMEEIQRVAEYMKANPTARFEVQGHTDSQGSDKINDPLSQQRAEAVVKALEEQGVDPFNLRPVGKGSHEPVADNGTEEGRAQNRRVEFIKR
- a CDS encoding Tetratricopeptide repeat-containing protein — protein: MRRAFLLTLLLPCLAWGYQDHRDRNLDSLERVAARYTPDRLAAAAPEEKEAYVRLCRELAWGLVNLDGTKTEYYARQAIQAARADDFDTVYDMSILIGQCFWGQERYDSARVHYMRAQDSMLALEAQGDTLNMDAMKARLWGTLGNFYAMQDSLEQCLDYYGKAGEIFERQGWLEDCSTLYRNMGEIYLDGGEMRKSRQAYDKSLDLARRSGDSLMIAGTLSGLGRWYRENGQTRKALKCLTEADKYFSDHPREESVGRADTLAVMSDSYRLMSRNSRLLAIGLAALLLLGIGAILVYLRLRKTRRDLTETSAVLDETIEEMRPAPGRKEEEIRLTQREKDIIRLLMGGKSTKQIADELCLGYETVLWYRKRLHAKLDVHSAPELVAEAVKRHLLD